The Abyssisolibacter fermentans genome window below encodes:
- a CDS encoding ABC transporter permease, protein MLTGLNIQFKILSKDKMVWVSALFPIILAICIRLFAGDVVIEQSIGYVEGQLSSQQIMSLNQFCVLQSFKDRDTLEMYILSPNSDNIGILYNKQTDNYDFLLQGNELAVESEQLASLHNYLKDSSSFDALYLEAMTNDKDYLTTLLVTITVLMGLFLGSVFNAFNIVDEKEDGIDIVNQILPMSHITYIIQKSIIGFIGSFILGFITLIIVIGVNIPIVQTIILLLLGSVMSTLVGLYLGHYSSDQMVVIIMTKVVLLIFTFVPFIGFFIPNDLGWVKNLFYIVPSYAVFNGIWALVESQDTGIMMINSLFVLLYSVFASVIYWRIRRNKILN, encoded by the coding sequence ATGCTTACTGGATTAAATATACAATTTAAAATTTTATCTAAGGATAAAATGGTATGGGTATCTGCGCTTTTTCCTATTATACTAGCTATTTGTATTCGCTTGTTTGCAGGAGATGTGGTTATTGAACAATCTATAGGTTATGTTGAAGGTCAGCTGTCATCACAACAAATTATGTCTCTTAATCAGTTTTGTGTACTGCAGTCTTTTAAAGATAGGGATACTTTAGAAATGTATATATTGAGTCCGAATAGTGATAATATTGGAATTTTATACAATAAACAAACTGATAATTATGATTTTTTACTACAGGGCAATGAGTTGGCAGTAGAATCTGAACAACTTGCTTCACTTCACAATTATTTAAAAGACAGTAGTTCATTTGATGCATTATATTTAGAAGCGATGACTAATGATAAAGATTACTTAACTACATTGTTAGTAACAATTACAGTATTAATGGGATTATTTTTAGGATCAGTATTCAATGCATTTAATATTGTTGATGAGAAAGAAGATGGTATTGACATTGTTAATCAAATTCTTCCAATGTCCCATATAACTTACATCATTCAAAAAAGCATTATTGGGTTTATTGGTTCTTTTATACTTGGTTTTATTACCCTTATTATTGTAATAGGTGTAAATATACCAATAGTACAAACGATAATTTTATTGTTGTTGGGAAGTGTTATGTCAACGCTTGTAGGTCTGTATTTAGGTCATTACTCTAGTGATCAAATGGTTGTCATTATCATGACAAAGGTTGTACTTTTAATATTTACTTTTGTACCTTTTATAGGTTTCTTTATACCAAATGATTTAGGTTGGGTAAAAAATCTTTTTTATATTGTACCAAGTTACGCAGTATTTAATGGTATATGGGCTTTAGTGGAAAGCCAAGATACAGGAATTATGATGATTAACAGTCTTTTTGTTTTATTGTACAGTGTTTTTGCATCAGTTATTTATTGGCGTATTAGAAGGAATAAAATATTAAACTAA
- a CDS encoding chitinase, giving the protein MYYYCCIIPYMPYSRYLMCPMYNPYFTYIPLNFNPMLNFMTYNQRNEWNQNGFYLEGNQAAYDEKTKLTNENEIDEAVRTKPSLNDNISSNKVVYPDYSNIEVGRGKRWPKKCFAPSVDETLPIKFANDAKITNIPYYNLGYIVSESDTVFKPTWGIIYPVDDNPIIGQIKKIREMGGDVLVSFGGPANTPLHVTAPDVKSLKKQYENFVKAYRLSRINIDLQGKWLKDTASIKRNIRALKLLQNSLFSERYNLQIWFTLPILPTGLTDDGLKIIQYTLDEDLMIRGINVKTMNFGASAAPNPENKMGQYSIQAINSLFNQLKQIYSDNNLSKSDKQIWNMVGMTPMIGENDVTTEVFNLEDAKQTLDFANQKEIGMISMWSLNRDKPCPNGPSNKISNSCSGIEQKDYEFSETFNAYNDTSEFLAREDSNKQPSEAINRWNPNRAYVAGEKVVYRGVLYEAKWYTKGDIPDKKTDYPWEKPWKIIG; this is encoded by the coding sequence TGGAATCAAAATGGATTTTATTTAGAGGGGAATCAAGCAGCATATGATGAAAAAACAAAATTGACTAATGAAAATGAAATAGATGAAGCTGTACGTACTAAACCATCTTTGAATGATAATATTTCATCAAACAAGGTAGTTTATCCTGACTATTCAAATATAGAAGTCGGAAGAGGAAAAAGATGGCCTAAAAAATGCTTTGCTCCTTCTGTTGATGAAACATTACCAATAAAATTCGCTAATGATGCTAAAATAACTAATATACCATATTACAATCTAGGCTATATTGTATCTGAAAGTGATACTGTATTTAAACCTACTTGGGGAATAATTTATCCTGTTGATGACAATCCTATAATAGGCCAAATTAAAAAAATCAGAGAAATGGGTGGAGATGTTTTAGTGTCCTTTGGTGGACCTGCTAATACACCTTTACATGTTACCGCTCCAGATGTTAAATCACTCAAAAAACAATATGAAAACTTTGTTAAAGCATATAGACTTAGTAGAATAAATATAGACTTACAAGGAAAATGGTTAAAAGACACTGCATCAATAAAAAGGAATATTAGAGCTTTAAAATTATTGCAGAACTCTTTATTTTCCGAAAGATATAACCTTCAAATTTGGTTTACTCTTCCTATACTTCCTACAGGATTAACAGATGATGGATTAAAAATAATTCAATACACACTAGATGAAGATTTGATGATTAGAGGTATTAATGTCAAGACAATGAACTTTGGTGCTTCTGCTGCACCTAATCCTGAGAATAAAATGGGGCAATATTCAATACAGGCAATAAATAGTTTGTTCAATCAACTTAAACAGATTTATTCAGATAACAATTTGAGTAAATCAGATAAGCAAATTTGGAATATGGTAGGTATGACACCTATGATTGGAGAAAATGATGTAACAACTGAGGTATTTAATTTAGAAGATGCTAAACAAACTCTAGATTTTGCTAATCAAAAGGAAATAGGAATGATATCTATGTGGTCACTTAATAGAGATAAACCTTGTCCAAATGGTCCAAGTAACAAAATTTCTAATTCTTGTAGTGGTATCGAGCAAAAGGATTATGAATTTAGCGAAACATTTAATGCTTATAATGATACTAGTGAATTTCTAGCTCGTGAAGACTCTAATAAACAACCTAGTGAAGCTATCAATAGATGGAATCCTAATAGAGCTTATGTAGCTGGAGAAAAGGTAGTATATAGAGGTGTTTTATATGAAGCAAAATGGTATACTAAGGGTGATATACCTGATAAAAAAACAGACTATCCTTGGGAAAAACCTTGGAAGATAATAGGATAA